In Mycobacterium sp. Aquia_216, a genomic segment contains:
- a CDS encoding copper transporter yields the protein MISLRQHAFSLAAVFLALAVGVVLGSGFLSDTLLSSLRDEKRDLYSQINGLNDQKNVLNEKLSAANNFDNQLVGRIVHDALAGKSVIVFRTPDAKDDDVAAVSKLVGQAGGSVTGTVSLTQEFVDANSAEKLRTVVNSSVLPAGQQLSTKLVDQGSQAGDLLGIALLINANPAVPAVPEITDTQRDTVLAALRDTGFVTYQPSDHMGAANAALIVTGGALPQDAGNQGVSVARFSAALVPHGSGTLLAGRDGSATGGAAVAVARADAAINSAISTVDDVDAAPGRITAILGLHDLLNGGHIGQYGTGHGATSITVPQ from the coding sequence ATGATCTCGTTACGCCAACATGCCTTCTCGCTGGCCGCGGTGTTCCTCGCGTTGGCCGTCGGCGTCGTGCTGGGCTCGGGCTTCTTGTCCGACACCCTGCTGTCCAGCCTGCGGGACGAGAAGCGGGACCTGTACTCGCAGATCAACGGGCTCAACGACCAGAAGAACGTGCTGAACGAAAAGCTGAGCGCGGCAAACAATTTCGACAACCAGCTGGTCGGCCGGATCGTGCACGACGCGCTGGCCGGCAAATCCGTCATCGTCTTCCGTACCCCGGATGCCAAGGACGACGACGTCGCGGCGGTTTCGAAGCTCGTCGGCCAGGCCGGAGGGAGCGTGACCGGGACGGTGTCGCTGACCCAAGAGTTCGTCGACGCCAACTCCGCGGAGAAACTGCGGACCGTGGTGAACTCGTCCGTGCTGCCCGCCGGTCAGCAGCTGAGCACCAAACTCGTCGACCAAGGGTCGCAGGCCGGCGACCTGTTGGGCATCGCGCTGCTGATCAACGCCAACCCGGCGGTCCCCGCCGTCCCAGAAATCACCGATACACAGCGCGACACCGTGCTGGCGGCGCTGCGCGACACCGGATTCGTCACGTATCAGCCCAGCGACCACATGGGAGCGGCCAACGCCGCCCTGATCGTCACCGGCGGCGCGCTACCCCAGGATGCCGGCAATCAGGGAGTCAGCGTCGCCCGCTTCTCCGCGGCGCTGGTGCCACACGGCTCGGGCACGCTGCTGGCCGGGCGGGACGGTTCGGCGACCGGTGGTGCCGCGGTCGCGGTCGCCCGCGCCGACGCCGCCATCAACTCCGCGATCAGCACCGTCGACGACGTCGATGCCGCGCCCGGGCGAATCACCGCGATCCTCGGCCTGCATGACCTGCTCAATGGCGGGCACATCGGGCAGTACGGCACCGGCCACGGGGCCACATCGATCACCGTTCCTCAGTAG
- a CDS encoding NUDIX domain-containing protein produces MADHVFETASSETVYTGKIFALRRDEVRMPGGNTAAREVLEHYGAVAVVAMNDDHAIAMVYQYRHTFGRRLWELPAGLLDAAGEAPQLSAARELEEEVGLRADTWDVLVDVDTATGYSDESVRVYLATGLTEVGRPEAHDEEADMTMRWVPIEEAVRLVFSGEIVNSIAVGGILAAHAVTTGVAQPRPVDTPWPDKPTAFAARKAGQAKR; encoded by the coding sequence GTGGCTGATCACGTTTTCGAGACGGCGTCGAGCGAAACGGTTTACACCGGAAAGATTTTCGCCTTGCGCCGCGACGAGGTGCGGATGCCTGGGGGCAACACCGCCGCGCGGGAAGTCCTCGAGCACTACGGCGCGGTGGCCGTCGTGGCGATGAATGACGATCATGCCATCGCGATGGTCTATCAGTACCGGCACACCTTCGGCCGGCGCTTGTGGGAGTTGCCGGCGGGTCTGCTCGACGCCGCGGGGGAGGCACCCCAGCTCTCGGCGGCGCGGGAACTGGAGGAGGAGGTCGGTCTGCGGGCCGACACCTGGGACGTGCTCGTCGATGTCGACACCGCGACCGGGTACAGCGACGAGTCGGTACGGGTCTACCTGGCCACCGGACTGACCGAGGTCGGGCGCCCCGAGGCGCATGACGAAGAAGCCGACATGACGATGCGCTGGGTCCCCATCGAGGAGGCGGTACGCCTCGTTTTCAGCGGCGAGATCGTCAATTCGATTGCGGTGGGCGGTATTTTGGCCGCTCACGCCGTGACGACGGGGGTCGCGCAGCCGCGCCCGGTGGACACCCCGTGGCCGGACAAGCCGACGGCTTTTGCCGCTCGAAAAGCCGGACAGGCGAAGCGATGA
- a CDS encoding CTP synthase: MRRHPQTTTKHLFVSGGVASSLGKGLTASSLGQLLTARGLHVTMQKLDPYLNVDPGTMNPFQHGEVFVTEDGAETDLDVGHYERFLDRDLSGSANVTTGQVYSTVIAKERRGEYLGDTVQVIPHITDEIKRRIRDIAEPDVNGNRPDVVITEIGGTVGDIESQPFLEAARQVRHDLGREHVFFLHVSLVPYLAPSGELKTKPTQHSVAALRSVGITPDALILRCDRDVPEPLKNKIALMCDVDIDGVISTPDAPSIYDIPKVLHREELDAYVVRRLNLPFRDVDWTEWDDLLRRVHEPHETVRIALVGKYVDLSDAYLSVTEALRAGGFRHHAKVEMVWVPSDDCESAAGAASALADVHGVLIPGGFGIRGIEGKIGAIRYARARGLPVFGLCLGLQCIVIEAARSVGLTEANSAEFEPGTPDPVISTMADQEPIVAGEADLGGTMRLGAYPAVLEPDSIVAQAYGSTQVSERHRHRYEVNNAYRERIAESGLRFSGTSPDGHLVEFVEYPSDIHPFVVGTQAHPELKSRPTRPHPLFVAFVGAAIDYKQGELLPVEIPEHSSNGIQHRDSAERSIPEPATRG, translated from the coding sequence GTGCGTAGGCATCCGCAAACCACCACCAAGCACCTCTTCGTCAGCGGTGGTGTCGCTTCCTCGCTCGGCAAGGGTCTGACCGCCAGTAGCCTCGGACAGCTGCTGACCGCGCGCGGATTGCATGTGACGATGCAAAAGCTCGACCCGTATCTCAATGTCGACCCGGGCACGATGAACCCGTTCCAGCACGGTGAGGTTTTCGTCACCGAGGACGGCGCCGAGACTGACCTCGACGTCGGCCATTACGAGCGTTTCCTGGATCGCGACCTGTCCGGTTCGGCGAATGTCACTACCGGGCAAGTGTATTCAACCGTCATTGCCAAGGAGCGTCGCGGTGAATACCTCGGCGACACGGTCCAGGTGATCCCGCACATCACCGACGAGATCAAGCGCCGTATCCGCGATATCGCCGAGCCGGACGTCAACGGCAACCGCCCGGACGTCGTCATCACCGAGATCGGCGGCACGGTCGGCGACATCGAGTCACAGCCCTTTCTGGAGGCGGCGCGGCAGGTCCGCCACGATCTCGGTCGTGAGCACGTCTTCTTTCTGCACGTGTCGCTGGTGCCGTATCTGGCCCCGTCCGGTGAACTCAAGACCAAGCCGACCCAGCACTCGGTGGCCGCGCTGCGCAGCGTCGGTATCACACCCGACGCGCTGATCCTGCGGTGCGACCGCGACGTCCCCGAACCGCTGAAGAACAAGATCGCGCTGATGTGTGACGTCGACATCGACGGTGTCATCTCCACCCCTGACGCGCCCTCGATCTACGACATCCCCAAGGTCTTGCACCGCGAGGAACTCGACGCGTATGTGGTGCGCCGGCTCAACCTGCCGTTCCGTGACGTGGACTGGACGGAGTGGGACGACCTGCTGCGGCGCGTGCACGAGCCGCACGAAACCGTGCGAATTGCGTTGGTGGGCAAGTATGTTGATTTGTCCGACGCCTATCTCTCGGTGACCGAGGCTTTGCGTGCCGGCGGGTTCCGGCACCACGCCAAGGTGGAGATGGTGTGGGTACCCTCCGACGACTGCGAGAGCGCAGCGGGTGCCGCGTCGGCGCTGGCTGACGTGCACGGTGTGCTGATCCCCGGCGGATTCGGCATCCGCGGCATCGAGGGCAAGATCGGCGCCATTCGGTATGCCCGGGCACGCGGCTTGCCGGTATTCGGGCTCTGCCTCGGGCTGCAGTGCATCGTGATCGAAGCGGCACGTTCGGTCGGTCTGACCGAGGCCAACTCCGCAGAATTCGAACCGGGCACACCGGATCCGGTCATCTCGACGATGGCCGATCAGGAACCGATCGTCGCCGGCGAAGCCGACCTCGGCGGCACCATGCGCCTGGGCGCCTACCCCGCGGTGCTCGAGCCGGATTCGATTGTGGCGCAGGCCTATGGGTCCACCCAGGTGTCCGAGCGGCACCGGCACCGCTATGAGGTCAACAACGCTTACCGCGAGCGCATCGCCGAGAGCGGCCTGAGGTTCTCCGGGACCTCGCCCGACGGCCACCTCGTCGAGTTCGTCGAATACCCGTCGGATATTCACCCGTTCGTGGTCGGCACCCAGGCCCACCCCGAGCTGAAGAGCCGGCCTACCCGGCCGCACCCGCTGTTCGTGGCATTCGTCGGCGCGGCGATCGACTACAAACAGGGCGAGCTGCTTCCGGTGGAAATCCCCGAGCACTCGTCCAACGGCATCCAGCATCGAGACAGCGCCGAGCGGTCGATACCCGAACCCGCCACTCGTGGCTGA
- the xerD gene encoding site-specific tyrosine recombinase XerD has product MTTALTLETQMQGYLDHLTIERGVAANTLSSYRRDLRRYSKHLEDRGIHDLAKVGEDDVSEFLVALRRGDPDSGAVGLSAVSAARALIAVRGLHRFAAAEGLAELDVARAVRPPTPGRRLPKSLTLDQVLALLEGAGGESPSDGPLTLRNRALLELLYSTGSRISEAVGLDVDDIDTQARSVLLRGKGGKQRLVPIGRPAVQALDSYLVRGRSELVRRGRGTAAIFLNARGGRLSRQSAWQVLQDAAERAGITSGVSPHMLRHSFATHLLEGGADVRVVQELLGHASVTTTQIYTLVTVHALREVWAGAHPRAQ; this is encoded by the coding sequence ATGACGACTGCGCTCACGCTCGAGACACAAATGCAGGGCTATCTTGACCACCTGACCATCGAGCGGGGAGTAGCGGCCAACACGCTGAGCTCGTATCGGCGCGACCTGCGCCGCTATTCGAAGCACTTGGAAGACCGAGGGATTCACGATCTGGCCAAGGTCGGTGAAGACGACGTCAGCGAATTCCTGGTGGCGTTGCGGCGCGGCGATCCCGACTCCGGGGCGGTCGGCCTCTCGGCGGTGTCGGCGGCGCGGGCGCTGATCGCGGTGCGCGGGCTGCATCGGTTCGCCGCCGCCGAGGGCCTGGCCGAACTGGATGTGGCGCGCGCGGTGCGGCCGCCGACGCCGGGCCGTCGGCTCCCCAAAAGCCTGACCCTAGACCAGGTATTGGCATTGCTGGAAGGCGCAGGCGGTGAGAGCCCCTCCGATGGTCCACTGACGCTGCGCAACCGGGCGCTGCTGGAACTGTTGTACTCCACCGGATCACGCATCTCCGAAGCCGTCGGCCTCGACGTCGACGACATCGATACCCAGGCCAGGTCGGTGCTGCTGCGTGGCAAGGGCGGCAAACAGCGGCTGGTCCCGATCGGGCGTCCGGCCGTGCAGGCGCTGGATTCCTACCTGGTGCGCGGACGCTCGGAGCTGGTTCGCCGGGGCCGCGGAACGGCGGCGATCTTCCTCAACGCCCGCGGCGGACGGTTGTCGCGGCAAAGCGCGTGGCAGGTGCTGCAGGACGCCGCCGAGCGCGCCGGGATCACCTCGGGGGTGTCGCCGCACATGCTGCGGCACTCGTTCGCCACCCACCTCCTGGAGGGCGGTGCCGACGTGCGGGTCGTGCAAGAGCTGCTCGGCCATGCTTCGGTGACGACCACACAGATTTACACACTGGTCACGGTGCACGCGTTGCGCGAAGTGTGGGCCGGCGCCCACCCGCGGGCACAGTAA